Genomic segment of Hydractinia symbiolongicarpus strain clone_291-10 chromosome 5, HSymV2.1, whole genome shotgun sequence:
ataggTTGATTATGGACGTGACCACACCCTATTCGCGCTAAGAGAAGGTCACGTGAAGATCACAAAAGAATTAATACCACGTCCAGAATGGTGTAGTTGGGGAGAAGGCCCTTACTTCCAGCGTACTTTCATGCATGTTTTAGAAAGACCCAAAGTTCGTCGATTAGTGTGTCTAAATCCTCAAAGTTTATCCAACGTGACGTGATGGCAACAAAATGACTactttgtatatattatatgtataaaaaaatctaaatccTAAGAAAATTGTGTACAATgtatctttgtttttctttgtttcttttagtttatatttatgcaatttatataataaaaaattagggTTTGGGAAAGATAGCAGCTTCTTCTTCTTACAGTTTggacatttataaaaaatacaaacattcaaataatgttatttccaaTCAGCGATGATTTGCTTGGATTTCGACTAAACCCAACAGCTGCAGGAATAGATATTAAAGTATTTCTTCGACTTTTAGTCTCGGTGTTAGGTTGATATCGGCGTGCCACCTAAAACAAGAGCGGTTTTTATATGTATGCGTGTATGATGTATGTGtcaaagtaacattttttactTGTGATTTTAATCGcaaatcgcaaaaataagttccGCAAAAATTTCCTTTCCCAAAGGTAGCTGttaatttccttatttttttttttttttacttcggtttttaatttttctaaaatcatTTGAAACTTCCAAGTACGAACTCCCTGGAGATATTTGTcgctaaaataaataagaatataGGCCTGAGCGTGCGTGAGCGCGTAAGTAAACAACTCTGACGCATGCGCATGCAGTATTAACTAGATTCACACCACCAATCATCCTCAGCGCTGGTAGTTTTTGCCCAACGGAATTTCCATGCTTGGTTGCACATACCTAACATCTAAGTTAGGTCTTACCCTTGTGTACGCTTCCCTGTATACTTTCACAACGTTACAAGCGTCAGAACAAATTAGCTTCGTGCCAGTGTGATCAAACTTTGTAGCGAAAACACAAATTGGAACTTCTTGGGAGTCGTAAACTTTACTTCGATTGATTTTTTGAAATCTATGGCCGGAATTGAAATCCCACATATGAATAACACCATTTGAACCTTAAAGTgtaagaaaatgtcaaattatTAGTTTGGTTGGTAAAGGTCAATATTGactaaaaaaacacattaataCTGGTAGGTTTTTTGTGTTTGGATTTTGGGCTGTTTGGTTTTAAAATTGATGTGATGTGAGTTATCAAAAATAATGCAGTAAGATTTTAAGGTACTTTATTCAGAATCCGTTTAGATCTACAaatcattaaattttaaaaagtcgttttgcaTGCTGTAGACTTTCTCTGTTTTGAACTCGCACGGTACTGAAAGATGTATTCAAGGATACAGAGATGTTCGAGATGAAGTACATACAGTTTATTATAAAGATTTAACGAATTACTTTATTATAGAAacgtaaaaaatatgaaaattaacaCGCACCTCAAGAAACTACTTTTTCTTTAGAGAAAACGTTTATAATCCAATCATtgtttttgtctgttttttttttgttaattttttagggCAGCAAAATAAGAAGGGTACCGATCCGCGATATACATATTTCCTGCAACAAGGCTGCGCAAGGATAAACATAACATTGCATTGCATAAGTGCTAGTTTCCATACCTCCAGCTACAGTAACACCATGGTGATTTATTGTTACAGAGTTGATGGCGATATCCTCTGCTTGAATCTCCTGGATCATATCACCTGTTGGTAATTCCCATGCAATTATTCGTTCACTTGATGCGGATAAAACAGTAGCCCTAAACGTTAAGCATTAAAATAACCTCATATCCTCTAAAAGCCACAACAATTTTATAGCTTTGTGCTTTAGACCAGTTGTTTATCTTTACCTATGACGTGCACGCCCATGTTATAAGTTTCTCGCTTTGTAAAAGTAGTActctaattaatttaattttggcACTTTGGTGcttatttttattgaaaaaacgtTGCTGAGACGGCAAAACAAATATTGCAGCCACGTACCCAGGTtttcttgcctttttgacattgaCGCCGGTAGCGAGAAAAACGTCAaataagcgctagcggctttcgCATAAGGCAACAAACCATGGGAacgagaaagaaaaatatagcGCACATTGTTGTTTCTTGGtaatttctaaataaacatAACGCCCGATAACTTATTTTTAGCACCTTTATTTTAGAGTGTAAGGGATGCTTAAACACAAAAAGGCGTTTCTTGATTATTCTCCCTCTAAAAAGAGGGATTCGTTTACTTTCTTTCGATATATTTTTGCTCAAAACAAGCGTACTTACCCTTCAGGATGCTGCGCCAAGGCTCGGACACTTTTGTTGTGTCCTTGTAAAACTTTAATGCACCTTCCTTCGCCAATATCCCACACTCGAAGCGTTCCATCATGACTCCCTGAGACAATCTAAAAACTGTGAAATCTAAGGCACTGTGTTTTTATAAGTTGCTAAACGCAGCTATAAGCAATGGAACCagtttttgctttctttttttgtgtggAACTTTTAACATTCTCATCTTCCTATATTTCGTAAATTTGTAAACTCCTGGAAGTTTCCCCAATAAACTTCGTTAAAATACATAGATTTATCTTTAGGTATTTCATTGTAAGATGTAGTTTTAGAATTTTTCgcaatgaaataaaatgttgaacTTCAGGCAACACACACACAAGAAATTAACCTATCatataagtaagtaagtaacgggaagtttttaCGTCTTTGGGGATTCCATGCTAACGACTTGCGCCTTCTACCGCTACCGTTACTGCTAAAGATGCGTATAGccttgctctaacttgcttgcctgccacacaagccgattagcggtcagtagatggcaccaaatgggaTAATGTTATGTTATGCCTCATGTCATGTGTTGTGCCTCATACTCGTAAcgaatacaaaaatatattactTGTCTCGTTTGTTCAGCTGCTACAACACACGAGGCTGTGTTTTGATGTCCACGTAGTGTCTTGACACATTTTGTTGTTCTTGTATCGTACAGCTTGACGAGTTTATCTCGTCCGCCGGTAATTAGGAGATGCGATGGAGGGTACATACACATGCTGTATATCACTGCTGCTTGCCCCTTGAATGTGTTTGTGATCTAGAAATAAAATCACCCGATAATTGATCTGTTTTGCTTTGtgattgtaaaaattaaaagtctaTGTGccttttatttaagtttttaattctcCACAAAAATCGATTATATTTTATGTATGTTTGCTCAGCGTGACCTAACATGTGCGCCATGTAAAGGGTGCTTTATAATTTCAAGTTTCATAAATCGTGCACACGCGACAGCCGCACAGCaaggcaacctcgttcccaggtttCTTATGATGAATTTGACTCTAGTATAAAGAGATACTGATAACGAAGATTTTCCAGACTAGAGAATCTTCTAGTCTTTCTTTTAGCGAAAATCAAATGCCTTTTTACCCAGAGCGGAGGTTTAAATCTTCGATCTTTTGCGCCGAAAAAGAATACATCACCGTTGAACTGCCAACCTCTTAGAAAAGCGAACGAGAACAATAAAGGATATTTGGTAGCGACTTGCTTAAAATTATAGAGAACGAAAATATATAACTTAAATCACGTTGGAAAACGCTCTTGCTTCCCTACGATTGGAAAGAATAACTTACTCTGTTTATTTCTACATCATGACAATATAGTTGTCTGTCATCGGCAGACGTGTAAAGGTGACGATGCCCAGCTATCCCGAAAGTCATTGCGCGTACTGCTTGTTTGTGAGCTTTTATAACAAGTTTCCGTCTTCCGTTATTGATGTCCCACATCTAATACATTATATAACACATTATATATAGGATGAAACTGATGTTTGCAACGTCTTCAAATTCAAACAACTTGATTAAAGTCCCAAGTAAAAACTTACCAATATCGACTTTTTTGGCTTATtaatttcttacaaaaaacgCAAATTTTTATGGAGGTATTTGCCATTTTTGCAGATAATTATTGATTTTATGGAATTGTTATtacaagaaaacaaattaaataaataaataaataaataaataaataaataaataaataaactaaacttACTCTGACTGTTTTATCTGATGAACCTGTTGCAAACCATCGATTAGTTGGGTCTATTATAAGCACTGGGATGGCATCCGTATGTGCTAAGATTTCCTGAAATAAATGTTATCAAAACTGAATTTCCAGGATTTCATTTTTCTGTGTTAAAAGGTTAAAAGCTGAGTAACCTTGGGAGACATAGTTACACTAATTTGCACGATCTAGAAGGCATGAGAAATTTAAGCAAAAATATAGAccatttttaagctttttgcTTCGTTATCTTTGGTGTTTTCACGGAACTGGACAAACTGAGCTAAGACTTTAAATGCAATCATGTAAAACCTGCACGCGTTTTTTTATCAACGCAGTtggcaataaaaataaatgcgaAAAATATGTACTTGTTTTAATTGCCATGGTGGGTGCCATTTTGGCTTTCGCGGCAGTTCTATATGTGGTCCCTCCTCCTCTGAAGCTCCACTGAACGGACTACCAGTAAAATAACTTCCTTCTCCTATTCCAAATTCATCACGACCATTCTTCATTGCACCATCAGGAAATGCTTCAGATGGACCGTCCTCCGGTAGCGGTTCTATATTCTCACCTGGTAAGGTGGTCGTTTCAAATGCAGGCTGGGTTAGTTCATCATCTATAAAGCCGTTATTGTCGACACCACTTTCGATGGTATCATTTTCGTGGTTTGTTTTTAAGCTGATCACACTAGAAAGAATGTTTGGTTTATCTTCATTCTCTTCAgctgttttttcttcatttgtCTCCTCGTTTGTTGTGTTTGTGGTTTCAAAAAAACCTGAATTGTTTCTGTTAATTTTCGCATCGTTTTCTAACGCTTTTGCTTCATCATTGGCTGGCGGGCTATTACTATACCCTTCCGAGCTCATGATTTCTACTGGTTCATTTATAGGTTGGTTATGCGgagattcttttttctttacttcatttgaagaagaattatttttgtcattttttaattCTGGTATTGACCCTAAAGGATCATATACGTTGTCTATACGTGTCATTACTCTTTTCAACTCGTCATCACTTCCCTCTGAGTAATCGTCCTGTGGTAAACCTGAGTTAAATatagtaaaaattaataaaaaataaacgagACAAAAATAATGTGTAAAATAAACGAGACAAAAGCTATGTGTAAAATATATTAGGAAGTAACCATTTGAAGGGATGTCTTCTTCAACTTTTTTCCTTTTCTCATATGTTACAGTGCTGGTGTAATCGCCTGCTCCATATTCCGTAGACGTCGGACGAACTGTTGTTGAATTCGACGACGTTGAACGTTTCTTTTCCGACGACGGCCTATTTACATCTGATGCTGGACGCTTTTTATCCGACGTTGTTGAACTTGCTTGTGGTATTGAAACATCTCTTGCGTCTGATAAAGGAACTGTGTTTGATGAAATTCCAGAAGGTGCATTTTGTGTTGTTGATGAATCCAACTGCTCCAATGCTGGTGCGCTTTCTTCTACTAGAGAGGTTGTCTCAGTTGGTGTTGGACGTTTTTCTACATTCTTGTCATGTGTTCGTCCAACATTAATTGGAGGTAAGACTTCCGCAGTAAGGTCAGATGACTTGCGATGTTTTAAAGATGCTCGAGATGAGGTTCGAACAGGTGGTAATGGTGCTAAGAAAAGCAAGTATATGTTTGTTTTGATGAAGGTTTGAAAGTATGTTTAAAGCTCACCTTAAAGGGACGAGGAGGGTTAGGGAGGAGacattgaaatttaatttcgGGGTGTGTTTGTTTGCTTACATTGTTTCATGGGTGTGTGTACTAACCAGTCGGCATGGGCCTTTGCCTTTTTCACAGCGAAGCCAGCGTTTAGCcttcaagtaagcgctagcggctttgacataggcaacaaaccctcgGGACGCGGATATGTGTGTGTGTGCATTCCGTGGGGGTGGAGATAGGGGTGATCTCGTGACAGAAGATTGAATAAGTAACAGGTCAAATAAaggtaaataaatattatcctcGTAGAAATAAACTACAAAGCAGAACCACTAATTAGTTCCAGTGAAGGTTGGAGAGTAAGCTTATGAACCTTATGAACGAACGAAAAAACAATAAGTTAGCCCACATTTAAGTCACACTAGTTACATTTTGTGAACAAGTAAAGGAAAAGTGTTCGTACCATTTTTTTCGTATTGTGCTTTCGTTTCCATAGTTTTTGCTTCATCCATTAGTTTAGTTGGTGGTGTACGAGGCATGGAATCTAGACCCAGGAAGGTTtcatctaaataaaataaaataaattgtttacgTCTTCATTGATTGTGTTGTTGATTTAAATCAAGTTCAACTGTTCCCATCATATTATTACCTTTTTTTGTATCTGTGACAGAGGGTGTTCTCCCTCGTTTTGGTGTCATAAATTTTCGTTCAAGATCTTCATCTTCGGCTTTTCCGTATAACCCTTCATCTTCATGAGATGAACCACCATGCAGGGACAATAGActatctataaaaaataaagataaagtcgagaaaaaatattttgttctggTCTATTCTGTTTGTTCATTTACACATTTCAACGCAACAACCTCGAACCTCGAAAGCCGTCTTGAACTTAATAACAAGACATCGTTAGTTTATTCACCTTTCCGTGAAGGTATACTTTTTCGGTTGACGGCTGATGAAGGCCTTTCTTTTCCTGAAACGGGTCTGTTAATTCCAGAAGGCGGTCGCTTTTCCTTTTCCTTTTGGTTATTTTCTCCAATAGTTCTCGTTTTACCAGAAGGCGGCCTCGTTTTGCCAGACTTTAATAAATGTTCTGAGTCATTTTGAATTCCTTCTTTTTCAGCTTTAACTTGAATTGCATGAGTGACAATATTTCCAGATAAAGGCCTGGTTTTTCCAGGTGTTGACATGTTGTTAGACGTTTGTTTTTCTGCTACTTCGGAAAAAATATCATATTTGTTATTGTGACCGCTGTTATATGTCTTTCCTTGAAGACCTCTTCGACCGGACGGTGGTCTTTTAGATTTCAAATCTGAG
This window contains:
- the LOC130645196 gene encoding anaphase-promoting complex subunit cdh1-like isoform X2 — encoded protein: MFFALKKKNNDDKQRLYNSEEHNSCTLAQETYRNYESRMNVTETRQANTNHNYKNNYINSNRDESTASIDRNIFEPITFDAPALMEANHLYDTQEENVKRKPTDGERFQKQTPQTSASNTPKLKHRPNSDLKSKRPPSGRRGLQGKTYNSGHNNKYDIFSEVAEKQTSNNMSTPGKTRPLSGNIVTHAIQVKAEKEGIQNDSEHLLKSGKTRPPSGKTRTIGENNQKEKEKRPPSGINRPVSGKERPSSAVNRKSIPSRKDSLLSLHGGSSHEDEGLYGKAEDEDLERKFMTPKRGRTPSVTDTKKDETFLGLDSMPRTPPTKLMDEAKTMETKAQYEKNAPLPPVRTSSRASLKHRKSSDLTAEVLPPINVGRTHDKNVEKRPTPTETTSLVEESAPALEQLDSSTTQNAPSGISSNTVPLSDARDVSIPQASSTTSDKKRPASDVNRPSSEKKRSTSSNSTTVRPTSTEYGAGDYTSTVTYEKRKKVEEDIPSNGLPQDDYSEGSDDELKRVMTRIDNVYDPLGSIPELKNDKNNSSSNEVKKKESPHNQPINEPVEIMSSEGYSNSPPANDEAKALENDAKINRNNSGFFETTNTTNEETNEEKTAEENEDKPNILSSVISLKTNHENDTIESGVDNNGFIDDELTQPAFETTTLPGENIEPLPEDGPSEAFPDGAMKNGRDEFGIGEGSYFTGSPFSGASEEEGPHIELPRKPKWHPPWQLKQEILAHTDAIPVLIIDPTNRWFATGSSDKTVRMWDINNGRRKLVIKAHKQAVRAMTFGIAGHRHLYTSADDRQLYCHDVEINRITNTFKGQAAVIYSMCMYPPSHLLITGGRDKLVKLYDTRTTKCVKTLRGHQNTASCVVAAEQTRQIVSGSHDGTLRVWDIGEGRCIKVLQGHNKSVRALAQHPEGATVLSASSERIIAWELPTGDMIQEIQAEDIAINSVTINHHGVTVAGGSNGVIHMWDFNSGHRFQKINRSKVYDSQEVPICVFATKFDHTGTKLICSDACNVVKVYREAYTRVRPNLDVRYVQPSMEIPLGKNYQR
- the LOC130645196 gene encoding anaphase-promoting complex subunit cdh1-like isoform X1, translated to MSPPEKNEVSDRKKKYRKKRKKYDKEIDEQDEIIGKALDKMMEVEFNKPPRSSRDNSSEDNVSSSGDNDDDVISVPSEGTASVISEKGDEESEDSPEKDLEVVSSSSDPSDTQVVRFDSDDVSDDSSFDAPALMEANHLYDTQEENVKRKPTDGERFQKQTPQTSASNTPKLKHRPNSDLKSKRPPSGRRGLQGKTYNSGHNNKYDIFSEVAEKQTSNNMSTPGKTRPLSGNIVTHAIQVKAEKEGIQNDSEHLLKSGKTRPPSGKTRTIGENNQKEKEKRPPSGINRPVSGKERPSSAVNRKSIPSRKDSLLSLHGGSSHEDEGLYGKAEDEDLERKFMTPKRGRTPSVTDTKKDETFLGLDSMPRTPPTKLMDEAKTMETKAQYEKNAPLPPVRTSSRASLKHRKSSDLTAEVLPPINVGRTHDKNVEKRPTPTETTSLVEESAPALEQLDSSTTQNAPSGISSNTVPLSDARDVSIPQASSTTSDKKRPASDVNRPSSEKKRSTSSNSTTVRPTSTEYGAGDYTSTVTYEKRKKVEEDIPSNGLPQDDYSEGSDDELKRVMTRIDNVYDPLGSIPELKNDKNNSSSNEVKKKESPHNQPINEPVEIMSSEGYSNSPPANDEAKALENDAKINRNNSGFFETTNTTNEETNEEKTAEENEDKPNILSSVISLKTNHENDTIESGVDNNGFIDDELTQPAFETTTLPGENIEPLPEDGPSEAFPDGAMKNGRDEFGIGEGSYFTGSPFSGASEEEGPHIELPRKPKWHPPWQLKQEILAHTDAIPVLIIDPTNRWFATGSSDKTVRMWDINNGRRKLVIKAHKQAVRAMTFGIAGHRHLYTSADDRQLYCHDVEINRITNTFKGQAAVIYSMCMYPPSHLLITGGRDKLVKLYDTRTTKCVKTLRGHQNTASCVVAAEQTRQIVSGSHDGTLRVWDIGEGRCIKVLQGHNKSVRALAQHPEGATVLSASSERIIAWELPTGDMIQEIQAEDIAINSVTINHHGVTVAGGSNGVIHMWDFNSGHRFQKINRSKVYDSQEVPICVFATKFDHTGTKLICSDACNVVKVYREAYTRVRPNLDVRYVQPSMEIPLGKNYQR